Proteins from one Daphnia pulicaria isolate SC F1-1A chromosome 3, SC_F0-13Bv2, whole genome shotgun sequence genomic window:
- the LOC124329189 gene encoding uncharacterized protein LOC124329189 — translation MKSTIKSTILLALLVSHGLQFISTAGLRVEARDTDLGESDYQCPDELYVAPHETQCNLYYICGAGGTPTHLYQCRDDLLFDLQYYGCNYKELVDCGDRVPFACPSPNGNFPVKEGACDSNYYVCTNGVPMKDTCPDGGIFDASLSSCAAPGIIICPTTTTVTPRTTPPRITPGPFECPETNGYFSSPYSCSQFYICQDGTPILNDCPTGLYYNAVLNICDWPYNVDCKIPNAF, via the exons ATGAAGTCAACAATCAAGTCAACAATTCTATTGGCATTATTGGTTTCCCACG GTTTGCAGTTCATTTCTACCGCAGGACTAAGg gtGGAAGCAAGAGATACCGATTTGGGTGAATCCGACTACCAATGTCCCGATGAACTTTATGTCGCTCCACACGAAACCCAATGCAACTTGTACTACATCTGCGGTGCGGGAGGCACTCCCACTCACTTGTATCAGTGTCGAGACGACCTTTTGTTTGACCTGCAATATTATGGATGCAATTATAAAGAATTGGTGGATTGCGGAGACCGCGTACCATTTGCTTGCCCTTCTCCTAACGGAAATTTCCCTGTCAAAGAAGGAGCCTGTGATTCAAATTACTACGTTTGCACCAATGGTGTCCCTATGAAAGAT ACTTGTCCGGACGGAGGTATCTTTGACGCATCCTTGTCTTCATGCGCCGCACCAGGAATAATTATTTGTCCAA CCACGACTACAGTGACTCCACGTACCACACCACCACGTATCACACCAGGACCGTTTGAGTGTCCAGAAACAAACGGTTATTTTTCCAGTCCTTACTCCTGCTCTCAG TTCTATATTTGTCAAGATGGAACACCTATTCTTAAT GATTGTCCCACGGGACTTTACTACAACGCTGTTCTCAATATTTGTGATTGGCCGTATAACGTTGATTGCAAAATACCAAATGCATTTTGA